In the genome of Porphyrobacter sp. ULC335, one region contains:
- a CDS encoding amidohydrolase family protein: MHRFAAALLAGTACLAPNLLAPLGAAPAKGKDTQAEEKWDVEAPKGAVLKQVTIKTDEGTWMDVDVAPDGKTLAFTMLGDIYTMPITGGTPKRISEGLSWDVQPRFSPDGTRIAFTSDRGGGDNIWVMNADGSDKRQLTKEDFRLLNQPAWSPDGRFIAAKKHFTTERSAGTGEIWLYHVSGGGGVQVVERANERLQKELGEPVFAADGTAIYYTRNTTPGNTFEYAQDSQAGIFAIERHDLTTGEVTTAVSGYGGAVRPAPSPDGKDIAFVRRDKDQTQLWVKDLASGRERMIYGKLDLDVQETWAVTGVYPNLDWLPDSSGIVFWAGGKLNRVNRDGSGHAVIPFAVNDTRAVAAAPHPVIDVAPDTVTTTMPRFATLSPDGTRVVFESLGRLHGKSARGKDAPAPLTGDPADVVEAFPAFSRDGSRLAYVRWSDDKLGEIVIADANGQNRSVLTGPGHFGNIAFSPDGTMIAFEKREGGYLTAPDFSENPGIYVMPVDGSGGAKLVTRDGANPQWGEANDRLFMVARDGGNLALVSTDLSGEAKRTHAKGDLANDLRIAPDGRTIAFRQNYEVFAMPLAPGGKPVDVSETGGSLPVTKVSSGGADYLGWANGGETLFWSIGPLLQNVNVPALFASTPKAETDKTAAYTPPTTGIPLQVTVQKAKPSGTTIITGARILTMRAGLGASDAGVIENGLIVIEGDRIVGVHDATTVKIAFPEDATRIDASGKTIIPGLVDAHAHGAYGVGDLIPQQNWSLLQDLAMGVTTIHNPSSQASTVFAAAERQRAGLTLGPRIFSTGEIIYGAKAPDVYARIDSYEDALAHVRRIKAQGGISVKNYNQPRREQRQMVVRAAAAEDILVVAEGGSLFGMDMNIVADGNSTLEHNVPVDVMYEDVLQLFGQSATNYTPTLVVTYGGLAGDPYWRQATNVWENPLMVHTPPKMLLADTARRTKAPDWAFVDDDNAREAKKLAERGVKVSIGAHGQQAGVGAHWELWSFVRGGMSPVEALKAGTISAAQSLGMAKDIGSIEVGKLADLVILSDDPSADIANTDNIEKVMLGGRLYDARTMNEIGTGTDTRRSYWWEQAGGMGAGGSQRSTNEGRGHADGDAG, translated from the coding sequence ATGCACCGTTTCGCCGCCGCCTTGCTGGCCGGGACCGCCTGCCTTGCACCCAACCTTTTGGCACCTCTTGGTGCCGCCCCTGCAAAGGGGAAAGACACCCAGGCCGAGGAAAAATGGGATGTTGAAGCGCCAAAGGGGGCGGTGCTCAAGCAGGTGACCATCAAGACCGATGAAGGCACCTGGATGGATGTCGACGTGGCGCCCGACGGGAAGACGCTCGCCTTCACAATGCTGGGCGATATCTACACCATGCCGATCACTGGCGGGACACCGAAGCGCATTTCGGAAGGCCTGTCATGGGATGTGCAACCGCGCTTTTCGCCCGATGGCACACGCATCGCATTCACATCCGACCGCGGCGGCGGGGACAACATCTGGGTGATGAACGCTGACGGCAGCGACAAGCGGCAACTGACCAAGGAGGACTTCCGCCTGCTGAACCAGCCGGCCTGGTCGCCTGACGGGCGTTTCATTGCGGCCAAGAAGCACTTCACTACCGAACGGAGTGCCGGCACCGGCGAGATCTGGCTTTACCACGTCTCGGGAGGCGGCGGGGTGCAGGTCGTTGAGCGCGCCAACGAACGGCTGCAGAAGGAATTGGGCGAGCCCGTGTTTGCGGCAGATGGCACCGCGATCTACTACACCCGCAACACCACGCCCGGAAACACCTTCGAGTACGCGCAGGACTCGCAGGCCGGCATCTTCGCCATCGAGCGCCATGATCTGACGACGGGCGAAGTGACGACCGCAGTCAGTGGCTATGGCGGAGCGGTACGTCCCGCGCCCTCGCCAGACGGCAAGGACATCGCTTTCGTGCGCCGCGACAAGGATCAGACCCAGCTCTGGGTCAAGGACCTCGCTTCGGGCCGGGAAAGGATGATCTACGGCAAGCTTGATCTTGACGTACAGGAGACCTGGGCCGTCACCGGCGTCTATCCCAACCTGGACTGGCTGCCTGACAGCAGTGGAATCGTGTTCTGGGCGGGCGGGAAGCTCAACCGCGTGAACCGCGACGGGTCGGGTCATGCGGTGATCCCCTTCGCGGTCAATGACACGCGCGCCGTAGCTGCCGCGCCGCATCCCGTGATCGATGTCGCGCCTGACACCGTCACGACCACGATGCCGCGGTTTGCCACGCTTTCGCCCGATGGCACCCGCGTGGTGTTCGAGAGCCTGGGGCGGCTCCACGGCAAATCGGCCCGCGGCAAGGATGCGCCTGCACCGCTTACCGGCGATCCGGCCGATGTTGTCGAAGCCTTTCCCGCATTCAGCCGGGACGGCAGCCGCCTCGCTTATGTCCGTTGGAGCGACGACAAGCTCGGCGAGATCGTTATCGCCGATGCGAATGGCCAGAACCGCAGCGTGCTGACCGGACCCGGGCATTTCGGCAACATTGCCTTTTCCCCCGACGGCACGATGATCGCCTTCGAGAAACGCGAAGGCGGATACCTGACCGCCCCCGACTTTTCGGAAAATCCCGGCATCTATGTGATGCCTGTCGATGGCTCTGGCGGGGCGAAGCTTGTGACCCGTGACGGTGCCAATCCGCAGTGGGGCGAGGCGAATGACCGCTTGTTCATGGTCGCACGCGACGGCGGCAACCTCGCACTGGTCTCGACCGACCTGTCGGGCGAGGCGAAGCGCACCCACGCCAAAGGCGACCTTGCCAATGATCTGAGGATTGCGCCCGATGGCCGCACGATCGCCTTCCGCCAGAATTACGAAGTCTTCGCCATGCCGCTGGCGCCCGGCGGCAAGCCGGTCGACGTCAGCGAGACTGGAGGTTCGTTGCCTGTCACCAAGGTCAGCAGCGGAGGCGCGGATTACCTAGGCTGGGCCAATGGCGGCGAGACGCTGTTCTGGTCAATCGGGCCTTTGCTCCAAAATGTGAATGTCCCGGCGCTGTTTGCCAGTACCCCCAAGGCCGAAACCGACAAGACCGCTGCCTACACGCCGCCGACCACCGGCATTCCGCTGCAGGTAACGGTGCAGAAGGCCAAGCCTTCGGGCACGACCATCATCACCGGGGCGCGGATTCTGACAATGCGCGCTGGCCTCGGCGCCAGCGATGCCGGGGTGATCGAGAACGGGCTGATCGTGATCGAAGGCGACCGGATCGTGGGGGTGCATGATGCTACCACGGTCAAGATTGCCTTCCCCGAGGATGCGACCCGCATCGACGCCAGCGGCAAAACGATCATACCCGGCCTCGTCGATGCCCACGCCCACGGTGCCTACGGGGTGGGTGATCTCATACCGCAGCAGAACTGGTCGCTGCTACAGGACCTGGCGATGGGTGTGACCACGATCCATAACCCTTCGAGTCAGGCGAGCACCGTGTTCGCCGCAGCCGAACGCCAGCGCGCAGGGTTGACGCTGGGCCCGCGCATCTTCTCGACCGGCGAGATCATCTACGGGGCCAAGGCCCCCGATGTGTACGCGCGAATCGACAGCTACGAGGACGCGCTGGCGCACGTGCGCCGGATCAAGGCGCAAGGCGGCATTTCCGTGAAGAACTACAACCAGCCGCGCCGTGAACAGCGGCAGATGGTGGTGCGCGCCGCCGCGGCGGAAGATATCCTGGTGGTGGCCGAGGGCGGTTCGTTGTTTGGCATGGACATGAACATCGTCGCCGACGGCAACTCGACGCTCGAGCACAATGTGCCGGTTGATGTGATGTATGAAGACGTACTTCAGCTGTTTGGCCAGTCGGCTACCAACTACACACCCACGCTTGTCGTGACCTATGGAGGGCTGGCGGGCGATCCCTACTGGCGGCAGGCGACCAATGTCTGGGAAAACCCGCTGATGGTGCATACCCCACCCAAGATGCTGCTTGCCGATACAGCCCGGCGCACCAAGGCACCCGATTGGGCCTTCGTCGATGACGACAATGCGCGCGAGGCGAAGAAGCTTGCCGAGCGCGGGGTCAAGGTCAGCATCGGCGCGCATGGCCAGCAGGCGGGCGTGGGCGCGCATTGGGAGCTATGGAGCTTCGTACGCGGTGGAATGAGTCCGGTCGAGGCACTCAAGGCAGGGACTATCAGTGCCGCGCAGTCGCTCGGCATGGCCAAGGACATTGGCAGTATCGAAGTTGGCAAGCTTGCCGATCTGGTCATCCTGTCGGACGATCCCAGCGCCGACATCGCCAACACCGACAATATCGAGAAGGTCATGCTTGGCGGGCGGCTCTATGATGCAAGGACGATGAACGAGATCGGCACCGGCACCGACACCCGTCGCAGCTATTGGTGGGAGCAGGCCGGCGGCATGGGGGCGGGCGGCTCTCAGCGCTCTACCAACGAAGGCCGCGGCCACGCTGATGGAGACGCAGGATGA
- a CDS encoding DUF6961 family protein, which produces MALTRDHEIWAMALWVAKHHQADGHAYIADRIATLEAEGAPGGVALWKKVEQRYSQLTGTPEPIHGQPRHMQN; this is translated from the coding sequence ATGGCGCTGACCCGAGACCATGAAATCTGGGCAATGGCGCTGTGGGTGGCGAAGCACCACCAGGCAGATGGGCACGCGTATATTGCTGATCGCATTGCCACCCTTGAAGCCGAAGGCGCGCCTGGCGGTGTGGCACTTTGGAAAAAAGTGGAGCAGCGTTACTCACAGCTCACAGGTACGCCAGAGCCGATCCATGGTCAGCCAAGACACATGCAGAATTAG
- a CDS encoding excalibur calcium-binding domain-containing protein yields MKDWGDGEERPSVGLKIEFFVLSFAWGMAILATIFTLVGPTPDGAHSGRLATVACHSDRVNGDRHCDHAPSAIRPFASKINSSVYYPSCAAARGAGAAPLYRGQAGYGLHLDMDNDGKACE; encoded by the coding sequence ATGAAAGATTGGGGTGACGGCGAGGAGCGTCCTTCGGTCGGATTGAAGATCGAGTTCTTCGTCCTCTCATTCGCATGGGGGATGGCGATCCTGGCCACTATATTTACGCTCGTTGGTCCTACCCCGGATGGCGCGCATTCTGGTAGACTTGCCACTGTTGCGTGCCACAGCGATAGAGTAAACGGCGATAGACATTGCGATCACGCCCCGAGTGCAATTCGCCCGTTCGCGTCCAAAATCAACAGCAGCGTATATTACCCGAGTTGCGCTGCGGCGCGAGGAGCCGGTGCTGCGCCACTCTATCGCGGTCAAGCTGGCTATGGCCTTCATCTCGACATGGATAATGATGGGAAGGCCTGCGAATAG
- a CDS encoding thermonuclease family protein — translation MVFSLFLLAAVPAGETFACTPVAVWDGDGPIWCDEGPRIRLAGIAAREIDGSCSAGHPCPKASALEARDALVRLLGEPTGIGPHGHVTVRGPTMRCLSDGSGGGNRTAAWCMSPKGGDLSCAMVASKMAARWDRYWRGHVCQ, via the coding sequence ATAGTGTTTTCACTCTTTCTTCTGGCTGCTGTGCCCGCAGGTGAAACCTTCGCCTGCACGCCGGTGGCGGTGTGGGATGGTGACGGGCCGATCTGGTGCGATGAGGGGCCAAGGATCCGGCTTGCCGGTATTGCGGCACGCGAGATTGACGGGTCCTGCAGTGCCGGCCATCCTTGTCCCAAGGCGAGTGCGCTCGAGGCTCGCGACGCTCTGGTTCGGCTCTTGGGCGAGCCGACAGGGATCGGTCCGCACGGCCACGTTACAGTCCGTGGTCCGACTATGCGATGTCTGTCAGACGGTTCTGGCGGCGGCAATCGGACGGCAGCATGGTGCATGTCGCCCAAGGGGGGTGACCTTTCTTGCGCGATGGTTGCGTCGAAGATGGCTGCCCGTTGGGATCGTTACTGGCGCGGGCACGTCTGCCAATGA
- a CDS encoding phage tail protein has protein sequence MANTELPKATYRYDPYRNYKFRVTCDGKYVAGVSKVSALSRSTQVISHCAGGDQTTPRRMPGQSKYQPIILEPGVTHDAVFEQWGNKVWDYHSFTFDDQQGGTGNQDVSQKNFRKDIILEVYNEAGQKVIAYNIYRCWPSEFTALAEMDVNGNGVAIQMLKLENEGWERDTTIEEPYGWHGAFGHKLG, from the coding sequence ATGGCCAATACCGAATTGCCCAAGGCGACCTATCGTTACGACCCGTACCGCAACTACAAGTTCCGTGTGACATGTGACGGCAAGTATGTCGCCGGCGTCTCCAAGGTCAGCGCGCTCAGCCGCTCCACCCAGGTCATCTCCCACTGCGCGGGCGGGGATCAGACAACGCCGCGCCGTATGCCGGGGCAGAGCAAGTACCAGCCGATCATCCTCGAACCGGGCGTCACCCACGACGCCGTTTTCGAACAATGGGGCAACAAGGTCTGGGACTACCACAGTTTCACCTTCGACGATCAGCAAGGCGGGACGGGCAACCAGGACGTCTCGCAAAAGAACTTCCGCAAGGACATCATCCTCGAGGTCTATAACGAGGCCGGCCAGAAGGTGATCGCCTACAACATCTATCGTTGCTGGCCGTCTGAGTTCACCGCGCTCGCCGAAATGGATGTTAACGGCAATGGCGTCGCTATTCAGATGCTCAAGCTCGAAAACGAAGGTTGGGAACGCGATACGACCATCGAAGAACCGTATGGCTGGCACGGCGCATTTGGCCACAAACTCGGTTGA
- a CDS encoding phage tail sheath family protein — protein MPIEVNFPGVYEQLSSGQHTIAPVGTSIAAFVGRALFGPTDRPSAVFSFMDFVSHYGGLQFDYPLSYAVQDFFANGGSQAIIARLFEPNDGDGVARLKFPGLSPQLILCAANPGEWGNGLSAQVDTRGISDATSKLLGEYDLTAIDLFNLTLTLTNARGQTLKSERFVNVAVKQTGNAAHYPNRLDQVLASQSNLARVAALSPVPPADGATAVCVGGNNGTYLEPGTYIGDPDEKTGMYMLEHVQAFNLLCIPPDHRILPAVPDANQDLPISVRRAAAHYCTDRRAFFIVDPPVDWINKAKQGQLSAIDPDAVGISGNNASGIEVARNAAVYFPRVIKPDLMSEAQPAIFPPCGIVAGIMAATDVRGGVWKAPAGIDAELAGVSGLELNLTDNENGLLNQLGINCLRNFPIIGPVVWGTRTMQGADRLDDDYKYVPVRRLALFIEDSVFQGTKWAVFEPNDEALWSSLRLMVSSFLAGLSQQGAFYNYSVACDATTTTPTDIALGKVNILVQIAPVKPAEFVVIQIQQTAGSTPS, from the coding sequence ATGCCGATCGAAGTGAATTTTCCGGGCGTCTATGAACAGTTGTCTAGCGGACAACACACGATCGCTCCGGTCGGTACGTCCATCGCCGCCTTTGTCGGCCGTGCGCTGTTCGGTCCGACGGACCGGCCGAGCGCGGTCTTCAGCTTTATGGATTTTGTCAGCCATTATGGTGGACTGCAATTCGACTATCCGCTCAGCTACGCGGTGCAGGATTTCTTCGCCAATGGCGGGTCACAAGCAATCATCGCAAGGCTGTTCGAGCCGAATGACGGCGATGGGGTTGCCAGGCTCAAATTCCCAGGCCTATCGCCGCAGTTGATCCTTTGCGCTGCCAATCCCGGCGAATGGGGCAATGGCCTGAGCGCGCAAGTGGATACTCGGGGGATTAGCGACGCGACCTCGAAGCTACTCGGCGAATATGACCTGACCGCGATCGATCTGTTCAACCTGACGCTGACCCTCACCAACGCCCGCGGCCAGACGCTGAAGTCCGAGCGCTTCGTCAACGTTGCGGTCAAGCAGACCGGTAACGCCGCACATTACCCGAACCGGCTCGATCAGGTGCTTGCCAGTCAGTCCAATCTCGCGCGGGTGGCGGCGCTGTCGCCGGTCCCGCCCGCCGATGGCGCAACGGCGGTCTGCGTCGGCGGCAACAACGGCACCTATCTCGAACCGGGCACCTATATCGGCGACCCCGATGAGAAGACCGGGATGTACATGCTTGAGCATGTCCAGGCCTTCAACTTGCTCTGCATTCCGCCTGATCACCGGATCCTGCCCGCGGTTCCCGATGCCAATCAGGACCTGCCGATCTCGGTCCGCCGGGCCGCCGCGCACTATTGCACCGATCGTCGGGCGTTCTTCATCGTTGATCCGCCGGTCGACTGGATCAACAAGGCTAAGCAGGGCCAGCTATCGGCGATCGACCCCGACGCGGTCGGCATCTCCGGCAATAACGCTTCGGGGATCGAGGTAGCGCGCAATGCAGCGGTTTATTTCCCGCGGGTCATCAAGCCCGACCTCATGAGCGAGGCGCAGCCGGCGATCTTCCCGCCGTGCGGCATCGTCGCCGGCATCATGGCCGCGACCGACGTCAGGGGCGGCGTGTGGAAGGCGCCTGCCGGAATCGACGCTGAACTCGCCGGCGTATCAGGGCTGGAACTCAATCTCACCGACAACGAGAACGGCCTGCTCAACCAGCTGGGGATCAACTGCCTCCGCAACTTCCCGATCATCGGGCCGGTGGTGTGGGGAACACGCACCATGCAGGGTGCCGACAGGTTAGACGACGACTATAAATATGTCCCGGTCCGCCGCCTGGCGCTTTTCATCGAGGACAGCGTGTTCCAGGGGACGAAATGGGCGGTGTTCGAGCCCAATGACGAGGCGCTTTGGTCATCGCTGCGGCTGATGGTGAGTTCGTTCCTCGCCGGCCTGTCGCAGCAGGGCGCGTTTTACAACTATTCGGTGGCGTGCGACGCAACGACGACGACCCCCACCGACATCGCCCTCGGCAAGGTCAACATCCTCGTTCAGATCGCGCCGGTGAAGCCGGCCGAGTTCGTCGTTATCCAGATCCAGCAGACCGCCGGTAGCACGCCGAGCTGA
- a CDS encoding MarR family winged helix-turn-helix transcriptional regulator: protein MSRQMRSPDHVEVRREQWVRELPDVDTIGMAVLGRARLITLHVRPAIEAVFERHGLDAGEFDVLSTLLRAGPPYRLRPTELYTSLMISSGGLTDRLNRLQRAGLIDREPSSEDGRSLLVLLTPEGKKRTETAFREDMEVERDLVAGLDGDELNQLAALLAKLASSIAGMNRTQADPTS from the coding sequence ATGTCAAGACAAATGCGCTCGCCTGATCATGTTGAAGTCCGTCGCGAGCAGTGGGTGCGCGAATTGCCCGATGTTGATACCATCGGAATGGCCGTGCTGGGCCGCGCCCGGCTGATCACGTTGCATGTCCGGCCGGCAATCGAAGCCGTGTTCGAGAGGCATGGGCTCGATGCAGGCGAGTTCGATGTGTTATCGACCCTCTTGCGCGCGGGTCCCCCCTATCGCCTCAGGCCAACCGAACTTTACACCTCGCTGATGATCTCCTCTGGCGGTCTGACCGATCGCCTTAATCGGCTCCAACGGGCGGGCCTGATTGATCGTGAGCCGAGCTCTGAAGACGGGCGGAGCCTGCTCGTCCTGCTTACGCCTGAAGGAAAGAAGCGGACCGAAACGGCATTTCGCGAAGACATGGAAGTCGAGCGCGATTTGGTGGCAGGCCTCGATGGTGACGAGTTGAACCAGCTTGCCGCGCTTCTTGCAAAACTGGCATCGAGCATAGCTGGAATGAACCGCACTCAGGCCGACCCGACTTCCTAG
- a CDS encoding DoxX family protein: MTTPSSNSPVWPKWRTWAGYGLTGLFAIFMLGASIAPKLLMADVATGTLVSLGWDADMALRIGLIELGCLLLLLWRRSSILGAVVTTGLLGGAMATQVRVDAPLLSHALFSLYLGLVMWGGLWLRDPALRAIFPLRRAQP, translated from the coding sequence ATGACAACGCCATCCTCAAATAGCCCGGTCTGGCCAAAATGGAGAACATGGGCCGGTTATGGACTTACGGGGCTCTTCGCCATCTTCATGCTGGGAGCGTCCATCGCTCCCAAGCTGCTCATGGCAGACGTGGCAACCGGCACGCTGGTGTCTCTCGGCTGGGACGCAGACATGGCTCTGCGGATCGGTCTCATTGAGCTTGGCTGCTTGCTCCTTTTGCTGTGGCGGCGCTCGAGCATCCTTGGCGCAGTTGTCACCACTGGGCTGCTTGGGGGAGCTATGGCAACGCAGGTCCGCGTCGATGCCCCGCTGTTAAGTCACGCGCTCTTCAGCTTATACCTCGGTCTGGTGATGTGGGGCGGGCTTTGGCTCCGTGACCCTGCGCTGCGGGCGATCTTCCCTCTACGTCGCGCACAACCCTGA
- a CDS encoding DUF4287 domain-containing protein, with protein sequence MSFQAYLDTIERQTGLNPTHLKAAADAKGFSDEGRLKAGVKAGQIVDWLKSEHGLGHGHAMAVYALLSGKREPGN encoded by the coding sequence ATGTCCTTTCAAGCCTATCTGGATACGATTGAACGCCAAACGGGCCTCAATCCTACCCATCTTAAAGCTGCCGCGGATGCCAAGGGTTTTTCTGATGAGGGCAGACTGAAGGCGGGCGTGAAAGCGGGGCAGATAGTGGACTGGCTCAAGTCCGAGCACGGTCTTGGCCACGGGCATGCCATGGCAGTGTATGCCCTGCTCTCCGGAAAACGCGAGCCCGGCAATTGA
- a CDS encoding CPBP family intramembrane glutamic endopeptidase gives MLKSGNRRRLSSLAVAGLLLAFGLPELGLPKLLFEDTAIGTRNGREIVWVGFAILMLIWVTQAEKLPLSSVGLIKPTWATLKWGALATVLLMATVMLSFAVIAPMLGLRQNMAATAAIVQVPLWLFILTPVVAGVTEEILYRGYAVERLQFLCGRPWLAGVIAGAAFLLTHWSWGGAQMIIVGFATIILTGLYMWRRDLWSCILAHTAADLIGFTLARLQM, from the coding sequence TTGCTGAAATCCGGTAACCGCCGCCGCCTCTCATCGCTCGCCGTCGCCGGTCTGCTGCTGGCCTTTGGACTTCCCGAACTGGGGCTCCCGAAGCTGTTGTTCGAGGACACTGCCATCGGAACACGAAACGGGCGTGAGATCGTCTGGGTTGGGTTTGCGATCCTTATGCTGATCTGGGTGACGCAGGCGGAAAAACTGCCGCTTTCGTCGGTGGGCCTGATCAAACCCACTTGGGCTACACTCAAATGGGGCGCTCTTGCCACGGTCCTCCTGATGGCGACCGTGATGCTGTCGTTTGCGGTGATCGCTCCAATGCTCGGGTTGCGCCAGAATATGGCAGCAACGGCAGCCATCGTTCAAGTCCCGCTATGGCTGTTCATTCTTACGCCGGTAGTCGCAGGCGTGACGGAGGAAATTCTTTATCGCGGATACGCGGTTGAGCGGCTGCAGTTCCTGTGTGGTCGTCCTTGGCTGGCCGGAGTGATCGCAGGCGCAGCCTTTCTCCTGACCCATTGGTCATGGGGTGGCGCACAAATGATCATTGTTGGCTTTGCCACCATCATCCTGACTGGGCTGTACATGTGGCGCAGGGATCTATGGAGCTGCATCTTGGCTCACACCGCTGCGGACTTGATCGGCTTCACGTTAGCGCGCCTGCAAATGTGA
- a CDS encoding YadA family autotransporter adhesin yields the protein MMTLTAIEARADLSRRISWRARLLACAPTMASATMLAIPSALTAQTVGSSFGPVNPSYNVETQQLGTDIDQLALQADIRRIIDGVNGNPNVPEEAKAEIIRIAIDAALREATGGVAGVCSQQLDPIVSSLSIAGAATALGGNIAELVGSNFVIANALTAGLAISTASSGIAVAEASISASQINLPNCDADFAGTIRGYANLATAQGISAHNGAISLGNPDGTTYQRGIAIGGGAVSGAGEGAIAQTTTPGDVAIGNGAFAGGDALALGLEARASGFNTTALGTRARATATGAVAVGQDAGATEILTTAIGANSIASGIASTSVGNGAVASGFASNAIGANAGATARSTTALGEAATASANNSIAIGGNSLASGNFSTALGQASRATGASSLAAGQGATAETEGAVALGAGAAARAQDSVAIGRGSNADQSNTVSIGRVGAERRIVNLAAGIAPTDAANVGQLNAVAAQTQGNSDAIGALTVRVEANTVAINVLDARVTDNTDRIVVLEADVTDNSTRIVALEDGRAGPVRTNAAPGASAASATGDNSLAAGSGAVAAGGNTMAIGTSASASGTASLALGTDASASANGSVAIGEGAQASGTNSVAIGAGSTDEGEDNVVSLGGRGATRRIANVGPGIRATDAVNLAQLVSASNQTLLSANTYTDLRIAEVRFDLGQLRQDTDAATASSMAIATIPQAIQPGRGMFGIGTATWQGETAIALGISKATADGDFVVNLRASINSRGDGGAAGGVGFSF from the coding sequence ATGATGACCCTGACCGCCATCGAAGCTCGCGCCGATCTGTCCCGCCGTATCTCCTGGCGGGCCCGTTTGCTGGCCTGCGCCCCAACCATGGCGTCCGCCACCATGCTAGCCATTCCATCGGCTTTGACGGCGCAGACGGTTGGCTCAAGCTTTGGCCCCGTGAACCCTTCCTATAACGTGGAGACGCAGCAGCTTGGCACCGACATCGATCAGCTCGCCTTGCAGGCGGATATCCGCAGGATTATTGACGGCGTCAACGGAAACCCCAATGTTCCAGAGGAAGCTAAGGCTGAGATCATCAGAATTGCTATCGACGCGGCCTTAAGGGAGGCCACAGGCGGTGTCGCGGGCGTATGTTCCCAGCAGCTAGATCCGATCGTATCCTCGTTGAGTATTGCAGGAGCCGCGACTGCCCTGGGTGGTAACATTGCAGAACTGGTCGGAAGCAACTTTGTTATTGCCAACGCTTTGACGGCAGGCCTGGCGATCAGCACGGCCAGTTCCGGCATTGCCGTAGCCGAAGCCTCGATCAGCGCTAGCCAGATCAACCTGCCGAACTGTGACGCCGACTTTGCCGGAACGATCCGGGGCTACGCCAATCTCGCCACGGCACAGGGCATTTCCGCGCACAACGGCGCGATCAGCCTCGGAAATCCTGACGGGACTACATATCAGCGTGGCATAGCCATAGGCGGAGGCGCGGTGTCTGGTGCGGGCGAGGGAGCGATCGCACAGACCACAACGCCTGGCGACGTGGCCATCGGCAACGGCGCGTTCGCTGGCGGTGATGCCTTGGCGCTCGGCCTCGAGGCGCGCGCGAGCGGATTCAATACCACCGCACTTGGAACCCGCGCGCGCGCGACCGCGACCGGCGCGGTTGCGGTGGGTCAGGACGCGGGCGCAACCGAGATCCTGACAACCGCCATTGGCGCCAACAGCATTGCCAGCGGGATTGCTTCGACGAGCGTCGGCAACGGTGCCGTCGCGAGCGGCTTTGCCTCCAATGCCATTGGAGCAAATGCAGGAGCGACTGCCCGCAGCACCACGGCGCTCGGTGAAGCGGCCACGGCGAGCGCCAACAACAGCATCGCCATTGGCGGCAACAGCCTCGCCTCGGGCAACTTCAGCACTGCGCTTGGTCAAGCCTCGCGGGCTACCGGGGCATCCAGCCTTGCTGCCGGACAAGGCGCAACAGCCGAGACCGAAGGCGCAGTCGCGCTCGGTGCAGGCGCGGCGGCGCGGGCGCAGGATTCAGTGGCGATCGGGCGTGGCTCGAACGCAGATCAGAGCAACACAGTCTCGATCGGGCGGGTCGGGGCGGAGCGCAGGATCGTCAACCTTGCGGCCGGGATCGCACCGACCGACGCCGCCAATGTCGGACAGCTTAATGCCGTAGCCGCTCAGACCCAAGGCAACAGTGATGCTATCGGCGCGCTGACCGTCAGGGTTGAAGCCAACACCGTCGCCATTAACGTGCTCGACGCTCGCGTCACCGATAATACCGATCGCATCGTGGTGCTCGAGGCAGACGTAACCGATAATAGCACTCGCATCGTCGCGCTCGAAGACGGACGAGCGGGGCCGGTCCGGACCAATGCAGCGCCAGGTGCCAGTGCTGCAAGCGCCACGGGCGACAACAGCCTGGCCGCAGGCAGCGGGGCGGTAGCGGCCGGTGGCAACACGATGGCCATCGGGACCAGCGCCTCCGCGTCCGGCACAGCGAGCCTCGCGCTCGGCACCGATGCATCGGCCAGCGCCAACGGCTCGGTTGCGATCGGGGAAGGTGCGCAAGCAAGTGGGACCAACTCCGTCGCGATCGGCGCTGGCTCAACGGATGAGGGGGAAGACAATGTCGTCTCGCTTGGGGGACGGGGTGCGACCCGCCGGATCGCCAACGTCGGCCCCGGGATACGGGCAACCGATGCGGTGAATCTCGCGCAGCTGGTCTCAGCGAGCAATCAGACGCTTTTGTCGGCCAACACCTATACTGATTTGCGCATTGCCGAGGTGAGGTTCGATCTCGGCCAGCTGCGGCAGGACACCGATGCCGCGACAGCCTCTTCGATGGCGATCGCGACGATCCCGCAGGCGATCCAGCCCGGAAGGGGCATGTTCGGCATCGGCACGGCCACGTGGCAGGGCGAGACCGCGATTGCGCTCGGCATCTCGAAAGCGACGGCTGATGGCGACTTCGTGGTCAACTTGCGCGCCAGCATCAATTCGCGCGGCGATGGGGGCGCGGCCGGCGGCGTCGGCTTTTCCTTCTGA